One genomic window of Prochlorococcus marinus str. NATL2A includes the following:
- a CDS encoding ATP-dependent Clp protease proteolytic subunit, which produces MTASSPYYGDSAVMRTPPPDLPSLLLKERIVYLGLPLFSDDDAKRQLGMDVTELIIAQLLFLEFDNSEKPIYFYINSTGTSWYTGDAIGFETEAFAICDTLRYVKPPVHTICIGQAMGTAAVILSAGTKGQRAALPHASIVLHQPRSGAQGQATDIQIRANEVIHNKKAMLEILSHNTGRSVDQLSKDSDRMSYLNPHEAVDYGIIDRVLTSRKDLPSEKVLST; this is translated from the coding sequence ATGACTGCATCTTCCCCATATTATGGCGACTCTGCCGTAATGAGAACTCCGCCCCCTGATTTGCCATCACTTCTTCTAAAAGAAAGGATCGTTTATTTAGGCTTGCCATTATTTTCCGATGATGATGCCAAAAGGCAACTTGGAATGGATGTAACTGAACTAATTATTGCCCAACTTCTTTTTCTGGAATTTGATAATTCTGAGAAACCTATTTATTTTTATATAAACTCAACTGGAACAAGCTGGTACACAGGAGATGCAATTGGATTTGAAACTGAAGCCTTTGCAATCTGCGACACCCTCAGATACGTCAAGCCTCCCGTGCATACTATTTGCATAGGCCAAGCGATGGGGACCGCAGCAGTAATACTTTCAGCAGGAACAAAAGGTCAACGTGCAGCATTACCTCATGCATCTATAGTCCTTCATCAGCCTAGAAGTGGGGCTCAAGGCCAAGCAACTGATATTCAAATCAGGGCGAATGAGGTTATTCACAATAAGAAAGCCATGCTAGAAATACTTAGTCATAACACTGGAAGATCAGTAGATCAATTATCCAAAGACTCTGATCGAATGAGTTATTTGAACCCTCATGAAGCAGTTGATTATGGGATTATAGATCGCGTTCTTACTAGTAGAAAAGACTTGCCAAGCGAGAAAGTTTTGTCCACATAA
- a CDS encoding cell division protein FtsQ/DivIB, with protein MRPLKSHKRKKITSHENNRISTEKVSFITQNKKFLTELWQLLFFTSTSTFLILTFLNQAWKPISFDQTKITGLSGITKNDIKKTTTIFYPKNLLELNPKEVESYLIKKFPIKGVSVSRKFFPPEIHINVLEREPIAFASRGFSKDSEKGMIDIEGSWIPLQFVNKSKQNKIKLSIENWNPNKKKEVFLIIKNRFIFQSPLEKIKINPLQEISLKTEHFDLVLLGSGTDRLIEQINKLNQLQKSLPNLLINTKVKIVDLKDPTKPELKVERILNDEG; from the coding sequence ATGCGACCTTTGAAATCACATAAAAGAAAAAAAATAACATCACATGAAAACAATCGAATATCAACTGAAAAAGTCTCGTTTATCACTCAAAATAAAAAATTTTTAACTGAACTTTGGCAATTACTTTTTTTTACTAGCACTTCAACTTTTCTAATTCTTACATTTTTAAACCAAGCTTGGAAACCAATAAGTTTTGATCAAACTAAAATCACAGGTTTATCTGGAATAACAAAAAACGATATCAAAAAAACCACCACGATTTTTTATCCTAAAAATCTGTTGGAATTAAACCCAAAAGAAGTTGAATCTTATTTAATAAAAAAGTTTCCTATCAAAGGAGTTTCAGTAAGCCGAAAGTTTTTCCCTCCCGAAATTCACATAAATGTTTTAGAAAGAGAGCCCATCGCATTTGCAAGTCGAGGTTTTTCAAAAGATAGTGAAAAAGGAATGATTGATATTGAAGGATCTTGGATACCACTTCAATTTGTAAATAAATCAAAGCAAAATAAAATAAAGTTATCTATTGAAAATTGGAATCCAAATAAAAAAAAAGAAGTTTTTCTAATCATAAAAAATAGATTTATTTTTCAAAGCCCTCTTGAAAAAATCAAAATAAATCCTCTTCAGGAAATCAGCCTAAAAACCGAGCACTTCGATTTAGTCCTTTTAGGATCAGGAACTGATCGCTTAATCGAGCAAATCAACAAACTCAACCAGCTACAAAAATCGTTGCCAAATCTTTTAATCAACACAAAAGTAAAAATCGTGGATCTGAAAGATCCAACCAAACCAGAATTAAAAGTAGAAAGAATATTGAACGATGAAGGGTGA
- a CDS encoding amidohydrolase family protein has translation MTLEKEEFNLSTKASGRIDVLVPRCLIGEGANILGLTVDFEGLCSLQVEWRHGKICSIKGLKDASKVPNEILLPRFSEPHAHLDKAFSWSRAPNYKGSYQEALVANLNDYKSRSQGQLLFSVEKSLNLALVNGIRAIRSHIDSFGENVMRDWDLLEDIRKKWRDKIFLQFVALVPLEFWQTYEGELLAQRVALNGDLLGGVIAPPFNKKKTIKSLLHLVQLANRLNCDIDLHIDESQSCPAAGVKLLLEVLGHIKNEISITCSHLSSMALLREKSISNLAKAMAEKKLNVVALPLTNSWLLGRNERSTSIKRPLAPIFQLQKAGVVVSVGGDNVNDAWFPFTNFDPINLMAFSMPIAHLTPWERLGLSPFTSSAASILNLQWDGVLQKGSPADFVLLDSNSWVKALSERPKRRVVVNGEFLNELPKNKKLTFNNSHP, from the coding sequence GTGACTTTAGAAAAAGAAGAATTCAATTTATCTACTAAAGCATCAGGTCGTATTGATGTGTTGGTACCGAGATGCTTGATTGGAGAGGGTGCAAATATTCTGGGACTAACAGTTGACTTTGAAGGGTTATGTTCGCTTCAAGTTGAGTGGAGGCATGGGAAAATCTGCTCAATTAAAGGTTTAAAAGATGCTTCAAAAGTTCCTAATGAAATCCTTCTACCTAGATTTTCCGAACCTCATGCTCATTTAGATAAAGCATTTTCATGGTCTCGAGCTCCTAATTATAAAGGGAGTTATCAAGAAGCTTTAGTAGCTAATTTAAATGACTATAAAAGTAGGTCTCAAGGCCAATTGCTTTTTAGTGTTGAAAAATCTTTGAACCTAGCCCTTGTTAATGGTATCCGTGCAATTAGATCCCATATAGATAGCTTTGGAGAAAATGTAATGAGAGATTGGGACCTATTAGAAGATATTAGAAAAAAATGGCGAGACAAAATTTTCTTACAATTTGTGGCTTTAGTCCCATTAGAATTTTGGCAAACGTATGAAGGTGAGCTTTTAGCGCAAAGAGTTGCTTTGAATGGAGATCTCCTAGGAGGAGTCATAGCTCCTCCTTTTAATAAAAAGAAGACAATTAAGTCTTTATTACACTTAGTTCAACTTGCAAATAGACTTAATTGTGATATTGATCTTCATATTGATGAGTCTCAGTCTTGTCCTGCTGCAGGGGTGAAATTACTTCTTGAAGTATTAGGCCATATTAAAAATGAGATATCAATAACTTGTAGTCATTTGAGCAGTATGGCTTTACTAAGAGAAAAATCGATTTCAAATTTGGCAAAGGCAATGGCTGAAAAGAAATTAAATGTTGTTGCTTTACCACTCACGAATTCTTGGCTGCTCGGTAGAAATGAACGATCTACTTCAATTAAAAGACCTCTAGCTCCAATATTTCAACTTCAAAAGGCTGGGGTTGTTGTATCTGTAGGAGGAGACAATGTAAATGATGCATGGTTTCCATTCACTAATTTTGATCCAATAAATTTAATGGCTTTTTCAATGCCAATTGCTCATTTAACTCCTTGGGAGAGATTGGGCCTTTCTCCATTTACTTCTTCCGCAGCAAGTATTCTTAATCTTCAATGGGATGGCGTTTTACAAAAAGGAAGTCCTGCCGATTTTGTTTTGTTAGATTCAAATAGTTGGGTAAAAGCTTTGTCTGAAAGACCTAAAAGAAGAGTAGTAGTTAATGGCGAATTTTTAAATGAATTGCCTAAAAACAAAAAATTAACATTCAACAATTCTCACCCATGA
- a CDS encoding PIN/TRAM domain-containing protein yields the protein MADLVILVLFLISGAITGWIGVNWLPEETLDHITNLRNLKIALSGLSALIGLLIAFLFQQFRNKLTKRIRTMPTDLLVSRSVGIVLGLVIATLLLVPLLLLPLPSELFFVKPIFAVLSNIFFGVLGYNLAEVHGRTVLRLFNPNSTESLLVADGILTPASAKVLDTSVIIDGRIQALLRFGLIEGQIIVAQSVMDELQKLSDSSNNEKRGKGRRGLKLLNQLRESYGRRLVINSTRYEGEGTDEILLKLTSDISGILITVDYNLSQVALVQEIKVLNLSDLVLAVRPEVQPGEKLNLKVVREGKENSQGIAYLEDGTMVVIEEGLQWIGKRIEVVVTGALQTPTGRMVFSKASNDQPPNKFEKTKASQG from the coding sequence ATGGCAGACCTAGTTATTCTGGTTTTATTTCTTATATCAGGTGCAATCACCGGATGGATTGGAGTGAATTGGTTACCTGAGGAGACTTTAGATCATATAACTAATCTAAGAAATTTAAAAATTGCTTTATCAGGATTAAGCGCTCTTATAGGCCTGTTAATAGCCTTCCTTTTTCAGCAATTTAGAAATAAATTAACTAAAAGAATAAGAACTATGCCAACAGATCTACTAGTTAGTAGATCTGTTGGCATAGTTCTCGGGCTTGTCATAGCAACACTTTTATTAGTTCCTTTACTACTTTTACCTTTACCCTCTGAATTGTTTTTTGTAAAGCCTATTTTTGCTGTACTTAGCAACATTTTTTTTGGAGTACTTGGATATAACCTTGCGGAAGTTCATGGACGAACCGTTTTACGTCTATTCAACCCAAATAGCACTGAATCTTTGTTAGTGGCAGATGGGATTTTAACTCCAGCCAGTGCAAAAGTTTTAGATACAAGTGTAATAATTGATGGTCGCATTCAGGCCCTCCTTAGATTTGGGCTTATAGAAGGGCAAATAATCGTAGCTCAATCAGTTATGGATGAGCTTCAAAAACTATCTGACTCAAGTAACAACGAAAAAAGAGGAAAAGGAAGAAGAGGACTAAAATTACTTAACCAATTAAGAGAAAGTTATGGAAGAAGATTAGTTATAAACAGTACTAGATATGAAGGGGAAGGAACTGATGAAATTCTTTTAAAATTAACCTCAGACATTTCAGGAATATTAATTACTGTCGATTACAACTTATCTCAAGTAGCTCTAGTCCAAGAAATAAAAGTACTTAACCTAAGTGATTTAGTACTTGCAGTTAGGCCTGAAGTTCAACCTGGTGAGAAGTTAAATTTAAAAGTAGTTAGAGAAGGTAAGGAAAACTCACAAGGTATTGCTTATCTTGAAGATGGCACAATGGTAGTTATTGAGGAGGGTCTCCAATGGATCGGTAAAAGAATAGAAGTAGTTGTGACTGGAGCATTACAAACACCGACGGGCCGAATGGTTTTTAGTAAAGCTTCAAATGATCAGCCCCCGAACAAATTTGAAAAAACAAAAGCATCTCAAGGCTAG
- the panB gene encoding 3-methyl-2-oxobutanoate hydroxymethyltransferase — protein MQTTELVRFKKLGKQISVLTAWDAISSSIVEAAGADVVLVGDSLGMVVLGHSTTLPVTLDQMLHHTKAVCRGFCKPLSKQPLVVCDLPFLSYQCGEDKAVEAAGTLLKNSTASAVKLEGAEPETLLVIKRLIRMGIPVMGHLGLTPQSVHQLGYKSQARDKDSQEKIFKDSKMLQESGCFAIVLEHIPGEIASRLKKHIDIPVIGIGAGNDCDGQVRVTADILGLSIAQPPFAKPLLAGRELCINALKEWINSTDLDQVNPTTKTSESKSDC, from the coding sequence ATGCAAACCACAGAATTGGTTCGTTTTAAAAAGTTGGGCAAACAGATAAGTGTATTAACTGCTTGGGATGCTATCTCATCTTCAATAGTCGAGGCTGCAGGAGCTGATGTTGTTCTAGTGGGAGATTCACTTGGGATGGTTGTCTTGGGACATTCAACGACTCTTCCGGTAACACTTGATCAAATGCTTCACCACACAAAGGCTGTTTGTAGAGGTTTTTGTAAACCTCTTTCAAAACAACCCTTAGTAGTTTGTGATCTCCCTTTTTTAAGTTATCAATGTGGAGAGGACAAGGCTGTTGAAGCGGCTGGAACTCTCCTAAAAAACTCCACTGCTTCAGCAGTGAAACTGGAAGGAGCAGAACCTGAGACTTTATTAGTAATTAAGAGACTTATTAGAATGGGGATTCCAGTCATGGGGCATCTTGGCCTAACTCCACAGTCAGTTCATCAACTTGGATATAAATCACAAGCTAGGGATAAAGATAGTCAAGAAAAAATTTTTAAAGATTCAAAAATGCTTCAAGAATCAGGATGTTTTGCAATCGTTTTAGAACATATTCCAGGAGAAATTGCCAGCAGATTAAAGAAACATATAGATATTCCTGTAATTGGCATTGGAGCTGGAAATGATTGTGATGGGCAGGTAAGAGTTACCGCTGATATTCTTGGCCTTTCAATTGCGCAGCCTCCTTTTGCAAAACCTTTACTTGCAGGAAGAGAACTTTGCATAAATGCCCTAAAAGAATGGATTAATTCTACTGATCTCGATCAAGTGAATCCCACCACAAAAACATCTGAATCAAAATCTGATTGCTAA
- the miaB gene encoding tRNA (N6-isopentenyl adenosine(37)-C2)-methylthiotransferase MiaB, producing MTTVQLQKTNQPSIKASRGSYWITTFGCQMNKADSERMSGILEYMGYYPAEEELKADLVLYNTCTIRDSAEQKVYSYLGRQAIRKRSLPNLKIVVAGCLAQQEGESLLRRVPEIDLLMGPQHCNRLESLLNQVDSGQQVLATEEQFILEDITTPRRDSSICGWVNIIYGCNERCTYCVVPSVRGKEQSRTPEAIKSEVEDLAKSGYKEITLLGQNIDAYGRDFQSQNKEDSAQVTLSYLLKYIHDIEGIERIRFATSHPRYFTKELIDTCSELPKVCEHFHIPFQSGSNKILKNMGRGYTIESYKNIINYIKAKIPKAAISGDAIVAFPGESETDYEQTLSLIDEIKFDHVNTAAYSPRPNTPAATWPRQLNEDIKVKRLREINSLVENIAKERNQRYKNTSQEILIENINPKDSFQLMGRTRTNRLTFFPRSLKNGVENKLGELIKVKITDVRPFSLTAKLL from the coding sequence ATGACAACAGTTCAGCTCCAAAAAACAAATCAACCTTCAATTAAGGCATCAAGAGGTAGCTATTGGATTACAACTTTTGGATGTCAAATGAACAAAGCTGACTCAGAAAGGATGTCAGGAATACTTGAATATATGGGTTATTACCCTGCAGAAGAAGAACTTAAGGCAGATTTAGTTCTTTACAACACATGTACTATTCGCGATAGTGCAGAGCAAAAAGTTTATAGCTACCTCGGAAGACAGGCAATAAGAAAAAGATCATTACCAAATCTAAAAATTGTCGTTGCAGGTTGCTTGGCACAACAAGAAGGAGAATCTCTTTTAAGGCGAGTCCCAGAAATAGATCTTCTAATGGGACCTCAACATTGCAATCGTCTAGAAAGTTTGCTCAATCAAGTTGATAGTGGTCAACAAGTTCTTGCTACTGAAGAACAATTTATACTTGAGGACATAACAACTCCAAGAAGAGATAGCTCCATTTGCGGATGGGTAAATATTATTTACGGATGTAATGAGCGTTGTACTTATTGTGTGGTTCCTTCTGTGAGAGGAAAAGAGCAATCAAGAACACCAGAAGCTATTAAATCAGAAGTTGAGGATTTAGCAAAAAGTGGTTATAAAGAAATAACTCTTCTGGGACAGAATATAGATGCTTATGGCAGAGACTTTCAAAGTCAAAATAAAGAAGATTCTGCACAAGTAACACTATCTTATTTATTAAAGTATATTCATGATATTGAAGGGATTGAACGTATTAGATTTGCAACGAGTCATCCTCGCTACTTTACTAAGGAATTAATAGATACTTGCTCAGAACTGCCAAAAGTCTGCGAACACTTTCACATCCCATTTCAAAGTGGAAGTAATAAGATTCTGAAAAATATGGGGCGAGGCTATACAATTGAAAGCTATAAAAATATTATTAATTACATCAAGGCAAAAATACCTAAAGCAGCAATTAGTGGGGATGCAATCGTAGCTTTTCCAGGCGAAAGTGAAACGGATTATGAACAAACTTTATCATTAATCGATGAAATAAAATTTGATCACGTCAATACAGCCGCATACTCTCCTAGACCAAATACTCCAGCAGCAACATGGCCTAGACAATTAAACGAAGATATAAAAGTAAAGAGACTTAGAGAAATAAATAGTTTGGTTGAAAATATAGCTAAAGAAAGAAATCAAAGATATAAAAATACATCTCAAGAAATACTTATTGAGAATATTAATCCAAAAGATAGTTTTCAATTAATGGGTCGAACACGTACAAACCGTCTCACTTTTTTCCCAAGATCATTAAAAAATGGAGTAGAAAACAAACTCGGTGAACTTATCAAGGTAAAGATTACTGATGTTCGTCCTTTTTCATTAACAGCCAAATTACTTTGA
- the hemW gene encoding radical SAM family heme chaperone HemW — MVAPPRSAYLHIPFCHKRCFYCDFSIIPLGDSAQSPDSPGITSINSYLDLLHREISISPKGPALSTIYLGGGTPSLLKKNEVGDLLKNLQRKFGFQDGAEITMEVDPATFFENDLDGYIGIGINRFSLGAQAFDDSTLASIGRKHNRSQLIEACDWVNNLFKKGMLRSWSLDLIQNLPGLNLSKWIKELEQAVSTEAPHLSIYDLTIEPDTVFGRLHKKGKLNIPIDSESQKIDFETTRLLKSRGFARYEISSYSLPGHASRHNRMYWSGSGWWGFGMGATSAPWGERFSRPRTIAGYKKWLEQQESQTLEKTLSIEKSKSMPLDELLMIGLRRREGIHLEELAKNAGWTQKKCDKNLKSLEKFWLNSINEGFLLRHNGRYFLSDPKGMQISNQILIQMFLWWDSLDRDQ; from the coding sequence ATGGTAGCCCCACCAAGAAGTGCATATTTGCATATACCCTTTTGCCATAAAAGATGTTTTTACTGCGATTTTTCGATTATCCCTTTAGGTGATAGCGCTCAATCTCCAGATAGTCCAGGGATAACTTCTATTAACTCATATTTGGATTTACTTCATAGAGAGATTTCAATCTCCCCTAAAGGTCCTGCATTATCAACAATCTATTTGGGCGGTGGAACCCCTTCTTTATTAAAAAAAAATGAGGTGGGTGATTTGTTGAAAAATCTTCAAAGAAAATTTGGATTTCAAGATGGTGCAGAGATAACTATGGAGGTTGATCCAGCAACATTTTTTGAAAACGACCTGGATGGATACATAGGGATTGGAATTAATAGATTTAGCTTGGGTGCTCAGGCATTTGATGACAGTACTTTGGCTTCAATTGGTAGAAAACATAATCGTTCACAATTAATTGAGGCTTGTGATTGGGTAAATAATTTATTTAAAAAAGGAATGCTAAGAAGCTGGAGTCTTGATTTGATTCAAAATCTTCCAGGATTAAATTTGTCTAAGTGGATTAAAGAGTTGGAACAAGCGGTTAGTACGGAGGCCCCTCATTTGTCAATTTATGATTTAACTATCGAACCAGATACGGTTTTTGGAAGACTACATAAAAAAGGGAAGTTGAATATCCCAATTGATTCTGAATCTCAAAAAATAGATTTTGAAACCACTAGATTACTGAAAAGTAGAGGTTTCGCTAGATACGAGATTTCAAGTTATTCATTGCCTGGTCATGCATCTAGACATAATCGCATGTATTGGAGTGGTTCTGGTTGGTGGGGCTTTGGGATGGGGGCAACAAGTGCTCCTTGGGGGGAAAGATTCTCTAGACCAAGAACAATTGCTGGTTATAAAAAATGGCTTGAACAGCAAGAGAGTCAGACATTAGAGAAAACTTTGTCTATTGAAAAGTCAAAATCAATGCCATTGGATGAACTTCTGATGATTGGTCTCAGGAGACGTGAGGGTATTCATCTGGAGGAACTTGCTAAAAATGCTGGATGGACACAAAAAAAATGTGATAAGAATTTAAAATCACTTGAGAAATTTTGGCTAAATTCTATAAATGAAGGATTTCTATTAAGACACAATGGTAGATATTTTTTAAGTGATCCTAAGGGGATGCAAATTAGCAATCAGATTTTGATTCAGATGTTTTTGTGGTGGGATTCACTTGATCGAGATCAGTAG
- the ftsZ gene encoding cell division protein FtsZ, whose translation MGNKSSFNMDEGILPSQSARIEVIGVGGGGSNAVNRMINSDLDGVTYRVLNTDAQALIQSSATHRVQLGQSLTRGLGAGGNPSIGQKAAEESRADLQQALEGVDLVFIAAGMGGGTGTGAAPVVAQVAKESGALTVGIVTKPFSFEGKRRLRQADEGIARLAENVDTLIVIPNDRLKDVISGAPLQEAFRSADDVLMKGVQGISDIITCPGLVNVDFADVRSVMTEAGTALLGIGLGSGRSRALEAAQAAINSPLLEAARIDGAKGCVINITGGKDMTLEDMTSASEVISDVVDPEANIIVGTVVDEKLEGEIQVTVIATGFDSNQIYSNERNRARLSPKSLYEQPEEREAGASIPEFLRLRQNR comes from the coding sequence ATGGGAAACAAATCTAGTTTCAACATGGACGAAGGAATCCTACCCAGTCAATCTGCACGTATTGAGGTCATTGGCGTTGGGGGTGGTGGAAGTAATGCCGTCAACCGAATGATTAATAGTGACCTTGATGGAGTCACATATCGGGTGCTTAACACAGACGCTCAAGCTCTCATACAATCATCCGCTACTCATAGAGTCCAGCTTGGCCAAAGTTTAACTAGAGGTCTTGGGGCTGGGGGCAATCCAAGTATTGGGCAAAAGGCAGCAGAAGAATCGAGAGCCGATCTTCAACAAGCCTTAGAAGGAGTAGACCTAGTATTTATTGCCGCTGGTATGGGAGGAGGTACCGGGACTGGAGCAGCCCCTGTAGTAGCTCAAGTTGCGAAAGAAAGTGGAGCTTTAACAGTAGGAATAGTTACAAAACCATTTAGTTTTGAAGGTAAGCGTCGTTTAAGACAAGCTGACGAAGGTATAGCAAGGCTTGCAGAGAATGTTGATACTTTAATTGTTATCCCAAACGACAGATTAAAAGACGTAATTTCAGGAGCCCCTTTGCAAGAAGCCTTCAGAAGTGCTGATGATGTTCTTATGAAAGGAGTTCAAGGAATAAGCGACATAATTACTTGTCCTGGTTTGGTGAATGTGGATTTTGCTGATGTGCGTTCTGTTATGACTGAAGCTGGTACTGCGCTTTTAGGCATTGGTTTAGGCTCTGGAAGGTCAAGAGCTTTGGAAGCAGCTCAAGCAGCAATCAATAGTCCTCTTTTAGAAGCAGCTCGAATAGATGGCGCAAAAGGATGTGTGATAAATATAACTGGAGGAAAAGATATGACTCTTGAAGATATGACATCTGCTTCTGAGGTCATATCCGATGTTGTAGATCCAGAAGCAAATATCATCGTTGGTACAGTTGTTGACGAAAAACTTGAGGGAGAGATTCAGGTAACCGTTATTGCTACTGGATTCGACAGTAATCAAATCTATTCAAATGAAAGGAATAGAGCAAGACTTTCACCTAAATCACTTTACGAACAACCAGAAGAGAGGGAAGCAGGGGCCTCTATTCCTGAGTTTTTACGTCTAAGACAAAATCGTTGA
- a CDS encoding ATP-dependent Clp protease proteolytic subunit, with translation MPIGTPSVPYRLPGSQFERWVDIYTRLGAERILFLGQEVNDGIANSLVAQMLYLDSEDSSKPIYLYINSPGGSVTAGLAIYDTMKYVKSDLVTICVGLAASMGAFLLSAGTKGKRLALPHSRIMIHQPLGGTAQRQASDIEIEAREILRIKEMLNKSMAEMTGQTYEKIEKDTDRDYFLSAEEAKNYGLIDRVITHPSES, from the coding sequence ATGCCAATAGGTACTCCAAGCGTTCCATACCGTCTTCCAGGAAGTCAATTCGAAAGATGGGTTGATATTTACACAAGACTAGGTGCGGAAAGAATTCTATTCCTTGGTCAAGAAGTAAACGACGGAATTGCAAATAGCCTCGTAGCACAAATGCTTTATCTTGATTCTGAGGATAGTAGCAAGCCGATCTATTTGTATATCAATAGTCCTGGAGGGTCTGTAACCGCGGGTTTAGCTATCTATGACACGATGAAATATGTAAAAAGCGACCTAGTAACTATTTGTGTTGGGTTGGCGGCCTCGATGGGTGCTTTTTTACTCTCTGCAGGAACAAAAGGCAAAAGGCTTGCATTACCCCACAGCAGAATCATGATTCACCAGCCACTTGGCGGTACTGCGCAAAGACAAGCAAGTGACATAGAGATTGAAGCACGTGAAATTCTTAGAATCAAAGAAATGCTCAATAAATCAATGGCAGAGATGACGGGACAAACATATGAAAAGATAGAAAAAGATACTGATCGTGATTACTTTTTGAGCGCGGAAGAAGCAAAAAATTACGGCCTAATCGACCGAGTAATTACACATCCAAGTGAAAGTTAA
- a CDS encoding D-alanine--D-alanine ligase family protein yields MFSNKQVIGVVFGGKSSEHEVSIKSAKTIYNALRYLSNKERYIARPIYIDKYGYWHDYIFSESILFDKKDHLIFEERRINLTNLSNMEDIDVWFPCLHGPNGEDGVIQGLFKSTGKPFVGSGVLGSALGMDKIAMKSVFKSYNLPQVPYISLNKPDIQNNLYMKSIYEQINKIISYPCFIKPANLGSSVGITKAYSKEEFIAGIEFAAKYDERIIVEKSIEGRELECGILGKSIMKSSVVGEVKFQTDWYTYESKYNANLSSTIIPADLNIEISNKIQKLAIEACKAINAYGLARVDFFYQESTQQIYINEVNTLPGFTKTSMYPTLWEASGLKLEKLVANLIEIAKE; encoded by the coding sequence ATGTTTTCAAATAAACAAGTTATAGGAGTTGTTTTTGGAGGTAAATCTAGTGAGCATGAAGTCTCTATAAAATCCGCGAAAACTATTTACAATGCTTTAAGATATTTAAGTAATAAGGAACGTTATATAGCAAGACCAATTTATATTGATAAGTACGGTTATTGGCATGACTATATATTTTCAGAATCCATTTTATTTGATAAAAAAGATCATTTAATCTTTGAAGAAAGAAGAATTAATCTTACTAATTTATCAAACATGGAAGATATTGATGTCTGGTTCCCTTGCCTTCATGGACCAAATGGAGAGGATGGTGTAATCCAAGGACTGTTTAAATCAACTGGAAAACCATTTGTAGGCTCGGGTGTTCTCGGGTCCGCATTAGGTATGGATAAAATAGCAATGAAATCAGTATTTAAATCATATAATTTACCTCAAGTTCCTTATATAAGCTTAAACAAACCTGATATCCAAAATAATTTATATATGAAATCTATTTATGAACAAATAAATAAAATAATTAGTTATCCTTGTTTTATTAAACCTGCAAATCTAGGTTCTTCTGTCGGCATAACAAAAGCATACTCAAAAGAAGAATTTATTGCTGGAATAGAATTTGCTGCAAAATATGATGAGAGAATTATAGTGGAAAAAAGTATAGAAGGAAGAGAACTTGAATGCGGTATTTTAGGAAAATCAATCATGAAGTCATCTGTTGTTGGGGAAGTTAAATTTCAAACTGATTGGTATACATATGAGTCTAAATATAATGCGAATCTAAGCAGTACAATTATCCCAGCTGATTTGAATATAGAGATATCCAATAAGATACAAAAACTAGCTATCGAGGCCTGTAAAGCTATTAATGCTTATGGTTTAGCAAGAGTCGATTTTTTTTATCAAGAGAGCACGCAACAGATTTATATAAATGAAGTAAACACCTTGCCAGGATTCACTAAAACAAGCATGTACCCGACATTGTGGGAAGCTTCTGGATTAAAACTAGAAAAACTTGTTGCTAATCTCATAGAAATAGCTAAAGAATGA